The Corvus hawaiiensis isolate bCorHaw1 chromosome 7, bCorHaw1.pri.cur, whole genome shotgun sequence genome contains a region encoding:
- the ZEB2 gene encoding zinc finger E-box-binding homeobox 2, translated as MKQQIMADGPRCKRRKQANPRRKNVVNYENVVETGSETDEEDKLHIAEDESAINTLDQETSPASVPNHESSPHVSQATLPREEEEDEMRESGVDHTWHNNEILQASVDGQEEMKEDYDTMGPEATIQTTGNNGTVKNANCTSDFEEYFAKRKLEEGDGHAVSIAEYLQRSDTAIIYPEAPEELSRLGTPEANGQEENDLPPGTPDAFAQLLTCPYCDRGYKRLTSLKEHIKYRHEKNEENFSCPLCNYTFAYRTQLERHMVTHKPGTDQHQMLTQGAGNRKFKCTECGKAFKYKHHLKEHLRIHSGEKPYECPNCKKRFSHSGSYSSHISSKKCIGLISVNGRMRNNIKTGSSPNSVSSSPTNSAITQLRNKLENGKPLSMSEQTGLLKIKTEPLDFNEYKVLMASHGFSATSPFMNGGLGATSPLGVHASAQSPMQHLGVGMEAPLLGFPAVGSNLSEVQKVLQIVDNTVSRQKMDCKAEEISKLKVYHMKDSCSQAEEQGVTSPNIPSVGLPVVSHNGATKSIIDYTLEKVNEAKACLQSLTTDSRRQLNNIKKEKLRTLIDLVTEDKMIENHNVSTPFSCQFCKESFPGPIPLHQHERYLCKMNEEIKAVLQPHENMVPNKPGVFDKQTLLLSSVLSEKGMTSPINPYKDHMSVLKAYYAMNMEPNSDELLKISIAVGLPQEFVKEWFEQRKVYQYSSSRSPSLERASAKVALAATNNTPTKDSLSARSPIKPVDSITSPSIAELHNSVTNCDTPLRLTKPPHFTNIKPVDKLDHSRSNTPSPLNLSSTSSKNSHSSSYTPNSFSSEELQAEPLDLSLPKQMKEPKSIIATKNKTKSNSVNLEHNSVSSSSENSDEPLNLTFIKKEFSNSNNLDKSTNPVFGMNPFSAKPLYTTLPPQSAFPPATFMPPVQTSIPGLRPYPGLDQMSFLPHMAYTYPTGAATFADMQQRRKYQRKQGFQGELLDGTPDYMSGLDDMTDSDSCLSRKKIKKTESGMYACDLCDKTFQKSSSLLRHKYEHTGKRPHQCQICKKAFKHKHHLIEHSRLHSGEKPYQCDKCGKRFSHSGSYSQHMNHRYSYCKREAEEREAAEREAREKGHLEPTELLMNRAYLQSITPQGYSDSEERESMPRDGESEKEHEKEGEDAYEKLGRQDGDEEFEEEEEESENKSMDTDPDTIRDEEETGDHSMDDSSEDGKMETKSDHEEDNMEDGM; from the exons TAGTGAACTATGAAAATGTAGTGGAAACGGGTTCAGAAACAGATGAGGAGGACAAGCTACACATTGCTGAGGACGAGAGTGCTATCAACACGCTGGACCAGGAAACTAGTCCAGCCAGTGTGCCCAACCATGAGTCTTCCCCACATGTGAGCCAAGCAACGTTGCccagagaggaagaggaagatgaaatgAGGGAAAGCGGAGTCGATCACACCTGGCACAACAATGAGATCCTGCAAGCCTCTGTAGATGGTCAAG aagaaatgaaggaaGATTATGACACTATGGGGCCTGAAGCCACAATTCAGACCACCGGAAACAATGGTACAG TTAAGAATGCAAATTGCACGTCGGACTTTGAGGAATATTTTGCCAAAAGGAAACTGGAGGAAGGAGATGGGCATGCAGTCAGCATAGCAGAGTACCTGCAGCGCAGCGACACAGCCATTATTTACCCTGAAGCCCCCGAGGAACTGTCTCGCCTTGGCACTCCAGAGGCCAATGGGCAAGAAGAAAATG ACCTGCCACCTGGAACTCCAGATGCCTTCGCCCAACTGCTGACCTGCCCCTACTGCGACCGGGGCTACAAGCGCCTGACGTCCCTCAAGGAGCACATCAAGTACCGCCACGAGAAGAACGAGGAGAACTTCTCGTGCCCTCTCTGTAACTACACGTTTGCCTACCGCACCCAGCTCGAGCGGCATATGGTGACACACAAGCCAGGGACAGATCAG CACCAAATGCTGACCCAAGGAGCAGGGAATCGCAAGTTCAAATGCACTGAGTGTGGCAAGGCCTTCAAATATAAACACCATCTGAAGGAACACCTGCGAATTCACAGTG GTGAAAAACCGTATGAGTGTCCCAACTGCAAGAAACGTTTCTCCCATTCTGGCTCCTACAGTTCGCACATCAGCAGCAAGAAGTGTATTGGTTTAATCTCTGTAAACGGCAGAATGAGAAACAACATCAAGACGGGTTCTTCTCCTAATTCTGTATCTTCCTCTCCTACTAATTCAGCCATCACACAGCTGAGAAACAAGCTGGAGAATGGCAAACCACTTAGTATGTCTGAGCAAACAGGCctactgaaaattaaaacagaaccaCTAGATTTCAATGAGTACAAGGTTCTTATGGCCTCACATGGGTTTAGTGCAACTAGTCCTTTTATGAATGGTGGACTTGGAGCAACCAGCCCCTTAGGAGTTCACGCGTCTGCTCAAAGTCCAATGCAGCACTTAGGTGTAGGGATGGAAGCACCGTTGCTCGGGTTTCCTGCGGTAGGCAGCAATTTAAGCGAGGTGCAGAAGGTCCTACAGATTGTGGACAATACGGTTTCCAGGCAGAAAATGGACTGCAAGGCTGAAGAGATCTCCAAGTTGAAGGTTTACCATATGAAGGATTCATGCTCTCAAGCCGAGGAACAAGGAGTTACCTCCCCCAATATTCCCTCCGTGGGTCTTCCAGTAGTAAGTCATAATGGTGCCACTAAAAGTATTATTGACTATACATTAGAGAAAGTTAATGAAGCCAAAGCTTGCCTCCAGAGCTTGACCACAGACTCAAGGAGGCAGCTcaataacattaaaaaagagaagctgCGAACCCTAATAGACCTGGTAACTGAAGACAAGATGATAGAGAACCACAACGTATCCACTCCATTTTCATGCCAGTTCTGTAAAGAAAGCTTTCCTGGTCCCATTCCGTTGCATCAGCATGAGCGTTACCTGTGTAAAATGAACGAAGAAATCAAGGCAGTCCTTCAGCCTCACGAGAACATGGTTCCCAACAAACCTGGAGTGTTTGATAAGCAAACCCTCTTGCTGTCATCAGTACTTTCTGAGAAAGGAATGACTAGCCCCATCAACCCATATAAGGACCACATGTCTGTACTTAAAGCATATTATGCTATGAATATGGAACCCAACTCTGATGAACTACTGAAAATTTCCATTGCTGTTGGCCTTCCTCAGGAATTTGTGAAGGAATGGTTTGAACAAAGAAAAGTCTACCAGTATTCAAGTTCCAGGTCACCATCACTGGAAAGGGCCAGTGCCAAGGTGGCGCTGGCTGCCACCAACAACACTCCCACTAAAGACTCTTTGTCAGCCAGATCTCCAATAAAGCCTGTGGACTCTATAACTTCACCATCTATAGCTGAACTCCATAACAGTGTTACTAATTGTGATACTCCTCTCAGGCTAACAAAACCTCCTCATTTTACCAATATTAAGCCAGTTGATAAATTGGACCACTCTAGGAGCAATACTCCTTCTCCTTTAAATCTTTCTTCCACATCTTCTAAAAACTCCCACAGTAGTTCTTACACTCCAAACAGTTTCTCTTCTGAGGAGCTTCAGGCTGAGCCATTGGACTTGTCTTTACCAAAACAAATGAAGGAGCCCAAAAGTATTATAGccacaaagaacaaaacaaaatctaaTAGTGTAAATTTAGAACACAATAGTGTTTCTTCATCATCTGAAAACTCAGATGAGCCACTGAACTTGACATTTATCAAAAAGGAGTTTTCTAATTCAAATAATCTGGATAAAAGCACTAACCCAGTATTTGGTATGAACCCATTTAGTGCCAAACCTTTATACACAACACTTCCACCACAGAGCGCATTTCCTCCAGCCACTTTTATGCCACCAGTCCAGACCAGTATTCCTGGGCTGCGACCATACCCAGGATTAGATCAGATGAGCTTCCTACCACATATGGCCTATACCTACCCAACTGGAGCAGCTACTTTTGCCGATATGCAGCAAAGGAGAAAGTACCAGCGGAAACAAGGATTTCAG GGAGAATTGCTTGATGGAACCCCAGACTACATGTCCGGCCTAGACGACATGACGGACTCCGATTCCTGTCTGTCCCGAAAGAAGATCAAGAAGACAGAAAGTGGCATGTACGCGTGTGACTTATGTGACAAGACATTCCAGAAGAGCAGTTCCCTGCTGCGACACAAATACGAGCACACAG GAAAAAGACCACACCAGTGTCAGATTTGCAAGAAAGCATTCAAACACAAGCATCACCTGATCGAGCACTCACGCTTGCACTCCGGGGAGAAGCCCTACCAGTGCGACAAGTGCGGCAAGCGCTTCTCGCACTCGGGGTCATACTCACAGCACATGAATCACAGGTATTCCTACTGTAAGAGAGAGGCggaggagagggaagcagcCGAGCGGGAAGCCCGTGAAAAGGGTCACTTAGAGCCCACCGAGCTACTGATGAACCGGGCCTATCTACAGAGCATCACTCCCCAGGGGTACTCTGActcagaggagagagagagcatGCCAAGAGACGGCGAGAGTGAAAAGGAGCacgagaaggaaggagaagatgCGTATGAGAAGCTGGGAAGGCAAGATGGGGATGAAGAGtttgaggaagaggaagaggagagcgAAAATAAAAGTATGGATACGGATCCAGACACGATAAGAGATGAAGAGGAGACTGGTGATCACTCAATGGACGATAGTTCGGAAGATGGGAAAATGGAAACCAAATCAGATCACGAAGAAGACAATATGGAAGATGGCATGTAA